Genomic window (Chionomys nivalis chromosome 7, mChiNiv1.1, whole genome shotgun sequence):
tcagagagaaggaagggtagGAACATGGTTGACCTTGCAGCCCAGAGACCTTTGGGGGTTCTGTCTCCTTGGCCTTTGGTTAGAGGAGCATGACTGGGCGAAGGATACGTAGACAGTATGGAAACCCATAGGGGGTAGAGCTGCTTTGGCAAGCTTGGAGAAGATGGGCTAGAAAGGGCAGGTAAGACTAGGGGAAACCCTAACAGTAGGTTGGAGAaagcttgtttttctttccagataTTTGTATCTAAAGGAAAAAAGCCAGTAAAAAGAGAGGTTAAGGGTGATGGTAACGGTGGGAGTGGGAGGGATGTTGGGCTCCAGCACATCTTCCTCTGGAACAGGTAAGGATTTGAAAGGTTAATaatcatctttttgttgtttgattttgaaacagggtcattttgtgtagcccagactagcatggaactcctgatcctcctgcctcagcctcacaaggaCTGAGCATACAAAGGTGTCTCTTCACTCCCCAGAGTAATCATATAATAACTGGCAGTTATCGGGTTCTGGTTCCTGACCAAGTCCTTTGATAAAAACTCTACATGCAAGACCTCAGTGAATCCCAAAAGTGACATAAGATGGATTCTAAGGCACAGAAAGATTTAGTGACCTTGGATTTAGATCATGCAGAAAGTGACAGACCCAGACCCCAGAGCTCAACAGGgagtttgaatttcttctgtgagagtggaggggaggaaaaggaaagatacAGGGCATGGTGCTTTTCACGACAAGTTCTGCATACGTGATGTTTCTACAGCAGAGCCCAGCAGCCCAGGGCTTGGGGCATTGAGGATTCCTAAGTAGGTTTCCCATGGAATGGAATGCAGGAAGGTGATCGAAGGTTGCAGTGACTATGGGCAGGGGAGTGGATCTGGttagggagggaggaggcagagctgggaaAAGCTGTTCAGGAACTGGGGAAACAAACTCCCTTTTAGAAGGAATAGTATTTCCAGTGATGTCAGAAGTTGATACCATTGGCCTCCCCTCAGAAGATAGAAACAAATGTAAAGACTTGAGAGGCCAAACTCAAGTAATTCTTGAGAGGTCATACACAGAGCCACTGTTTTAGTCTCTGTGGTTTGGTGCTCTCATGAGGGCATTGGGACATTAAGAAACAggacaatggattttttttttttttttaaatcacagaaaaACAAGGGCGTTCATTTGCTGTATGAGTGTCGAGGTCCTGGTGGCTCTTCTCTGCTGATTGAGGCATTATCAAACAGTGGTCCCAAGTGCCATTTGGACATTAAATATATCCTGAACAAGAATGGGTAAGTGTGCGTATGTAAGGAGGAAGGGGACAGAACCTTGAGGCTCCAATTCTATGCAATGCAAATGCTGTTGGTCCTCAGCAGTATTTCAGGTTGTAAGCATACTTCTTCCTTAGTGGAATCCAATGTGAGAACTGGTTTTCCCTTAATGTCTTCTGAATGATATAGGATCCCATAGGTATAAATGAGGTCTTTTCCTCATTATTCCATCTGTAGCCATATGATGTTCCAGTCTTAAAGCATTCCACCAGGACAGGAGTTTTAATGGAATAGGAAACAATGAGCAAAATTGTATCCTGCAGACTCCAGTGAGTTCAGAAAATAGAAGATGGGGATGTTCTCGGACAATCCTGTTACCCTGCATCAGCAGCATCTTCCTCATGAAGAGAGTTGCTGGGTGTCCCCGGGTGCTCCAGGGGCCCAGGGGTAAGGGGTGGGGTTAGAATGCAGCACTTAGTGGAGACTGAGCTTCTAAACTCCTTCATGCCTTGTCTGGTCCCTTTCCTGTCAGGGGAGTGATGGCCGAGGGAGCGCGCCATTTCTTTGACAAGAAAGGAGTGGTTGTGGTCGGagtggaagacagagagaagaaagctgtgAACCTGGAGCGCGCCCTTGAGCTGGCAATCGAAGCAGGAGCTGAGGATGTGAAGGAAGCTGAGGACGAAGAAGAAAAGAACCTTTTTAAAGTGAGTATGGAGGccggtaagatggctcagcttgCTTCCAAGCCTGACACCCTGAGCCTTTGTGTTTGATGGGCTTCCAAGAGTCCCCAATAGATACCTTAAGGTTTacttctgggctttttccttcctgtgtctcGGGATACAGACAAGGCAAAAAGTTCACAAGTTGCACAGTGTTATTAAGATAATAATGGAGGATAGGATCTATTCTTCCGAGTTGATGAGAAGGATTCTGAACATTGGAATCTGTGAGCTTAAACCAATGATAATATAGTACAGGTTGCTCCACTCAGGACTTTGCAAGTTCTGTCTGGCATGTGGCATTAATTTCCTGACTTCTCACCTCCTGACTTTGTTTTATCCCTAGTTTATTTGTGATGCCTCTTCATTGCATGAAGTGAGAAAGAAACTGGACTCCCTGGGCCTGTGTTCTGTGTCCTGTTCCCTGGAATTCATCCCCAACTTAAAGGTGCAGCTGGCTGAGCCTGACCTGGAGCAGGCTGTTCACCTCATCCAGGCTCTCAGCAACTATGAGGATGTGATTCATGTTTATGACAATATTGAATAACCAGACTATGCATGTCTCCAGGCTCTTTGCTAGGTTGCATGAGCCTATGCAGAAAATTGGAGGCTGCAACACGTGGGCACCTATCAGAGACCTGGTGCTATAACTTACAGGCctcagagaaaggaactcttagCTCTGTTGGTGTCACAGGGCATCTGGGATACAAGGTGAGACTAGCCTGCTAGTCTGACTCTCATCTCAGGTGACTGGCCCTTGTCAAGATTTTAAGTGTCTTGTGGTACTATAGAGTGGGAAGTGATCATCAGTAATAACAGCTGTGATTGGTTTTTCTTGGATGCTGCATTGCTGGTATGACTCTTGAGTTGTCCCCAGTTTGTGTCCAGGTTTTCAATTTCTGGACTAATGTTCAGGCCCATGTGCTTATTTCTATACTTTAATATTAAgattgtccttttcttttcttttcttttctttgctttgctttgctttgctttgctttttgcaaTAGAAATGTAACTGTTCTGTGTGGTTGAATGCTGACCTAATGACCTAAACTTTTTACTCGCTCATGCAGCTAATATTTCTTGAACATTGTTCTTTACAAGAAttgtgctcttccagagatcagGCTGTTCAAGTGATGCTTAGATCTTACTCTGAGATGTAGGACCTCAAAGGAAAGACACTCCACAGGCTGTACCCATGGAGCTGTCCCAGCGTAGTGTGGATtatgttcatctttttttcttcatgtagTTTCTGTTCCCTTTTCTGGCTGATTATGGCTTTAGTGCCATAGGAAGTCAGGTGTCAGGGAAGGGGCCTCCTCAGGACCTACTTTGACCAACCCCTGTGTGCTCTGATATTGATAACAATGGAGCTATCAGCAGATGGGGTTGTTCTCCTGAAAGGCTTGTAACTAACCTCGATTTGAAAGCTTGAGGACCTCAGAAGGCCATTTTTAGCTCTTTGCAGTGGTGCCAGATGATAGGAGCAGCAATAACCAGAGGGAAACGGACAAAAGGAAGAGCGATGGCTGAGCCAGAGCCTGGCCCTTTGTACCTTTGGCTCTGAGCAGTCACTTCAGGGTTTCGAAGGTCTAGCAGTGTCGACTGCTGTGCTGCGGTATATTAAGCATAGTGAGTCTGGAATGGCTTTTGAATCCAGGCCATCTACCAACTTAAAAGTTGTTCAAGTCAGTTCTGAGCTCAAGTGACTTTTTCTGAAGGAGCCTTAGGTAAAGGACTGTGGAAAGGACCTAATGCTGTGAAAGACACTTTAGCTTCTGGGAAAGGACAACTGGAAAGCCAGGgagggaaaaacaaagcaaaaacagaacaGCCCAAGATCATCCAAAGTGCATGCCCTTATGCCTCATATCAAAGACATAGTGCtaaccaggatttttttttcagatttcttttcttttttctttttaattaaaaatttccacctcctcccatgtcACTCCCTCtcaccccactccccctccccctccctctccagtccaaagagcagtcagggttccctgccctgtgggaagtccaaggtcctcccccctccatccaggtctaggaaggtgagcatccaaacagactaggctcccacaaagccagtacatgcagtaggatcaaaacccagtgccattgtccttggcttctcagtcagccctcattgtctgccatgttcagagagtccggtttgatcacatgctccatcaatcccaattcagctggccttggagagctcccattagatcagccccaccgtctcagtgagtgggcacatcccttgtggtcctgacttacttgctcatgttctccctccttctgctcctcatttggaccttgggagttcagtccagttctccaatgtgggtctctgtgtctatctccatccatcgccagatgaaggttctatggtgatatgcaagatattcatcagtgtggctataggatagggccatttcaggtgcCCTCtcatcagctgcccaaggaacaagctggggacatctccttggacacctgggaacccctctagagtcaagtctcttgccaaccctaaaatggctcccttaattaagatatatacttccctgctcccatatccacccttcctccatcccaaccgttgaattcccccaagctctcctcatcctccccttctcacttctctttccccatctcccgttacccccaccccacccccaccccctagctcccaatttttgcctctAACCAGGATTTTTTAGTTTTGCTGGGGACAAATCACCTAAGTATCTGAATTAGGACATCACCAGAATGGGATAACTTGATGTTGATAAACTGCTTTATAATTGATAAAATATGTTATTTGATTTTACAACAAACCAATAAAATAGAACAAGGGCTGAGGGGAGTGGCTTAGTAAATAAAGTGTTTGCCACGTAAATGTGAGGAccggagttcaaatccccagaagtCATGTGAAGCCTACAtagagcagtgtgtgtgttaTTCCACTGTTCCTATGGGAAAGTGGGGGctaagacaggagaatcccctGAAGCTCGTGAGCCAGCAAAGAAGAGACCCTCAAACAGGGTGGAAGCTGAACACTGACACCCTCTCCACACACGAACCATGGCACATGtgcccaaacatacacacaagcatactgGCATGTCATatacacccatgtgcacacatacatgcacaaaaaaGATTTGAATAAAAAAGTTACTTTATGTATAAGTTATCTCACAcctagggctgaagagatggctctcatttttttttctgaactaggGCACTCATATATGCATGGcatacactcacatagacacacacacataaataataaaaaatgaaaataaatatcatGAAAAAACAAAGCCCTCAAGTTATCTTGTACCAAATGAGGAAGAACGGGTCTAATATGGCATCTTATGTTGATAGTGCTTGCGTATAAAATAGCCCTGGTTTAGAAATGTTGAATATAAACTAAGCTGAAGGAATGTGACCATTTCTCAGCTGAAACCTGAATGAGGGGCGCTGTTCTTAAAGGGACCCGTAGGAACGGGCCTCAGCCAGTCTAGAAGCATTTGTTTGTTAATCTGGATTGTTGTGGAACCAGTTTTCTTACCCCAGCCGCAGCTGCCTGCTGTTCTGTCTGGTGAGGCGCCTGTGAGGGTGGCTCTGCACTGACCCCTGGTGGTGCCCTTTGCGCTCCTGCAGTTCACAAGGAAAAGCAGAAACGAACAGACTTGGGCCTTTCCTGCTGTTTCTGGATCTAGTTGAGACcatgaaatacaaataaagataGTCATAGCCGTACACTGTAGCTAAGCACAAGAAGTCAACAGGATTGGAGGACACATAGTAAAGACATTTAAGAAGAGAAAGATTTATGATAAATAGTCTGATTTTCATCCGtataaaagtaaattttgtaaCAAGGGCATCTGTGTTTCAAGCAAGAAAGCTTAGAGTTTTCCTTGGtatattgtctttgaaatttcacaTGGTTATCATGAagggggttgccaggaatctcaGAGTAATAATAAAAGTTTGGGCGTGGGCAGGCAAAAGTATGGCTCTTGATATTGCATGGAAAAGCCCCAACAGTCACTATAAAAAAGTTGTCTTTCTGAAAATACTCTATATCAGCTGGCTATGGTGACCCACACCTGAAaccccagcccttggaaggcagaggtgggaggattgcTGAGGGTTTAAGGCTACTTGGTCTACATatggagttccaggctagctgagctacatagtgagactttgcctcaacaaaaccaaccaacaaacaaaagaatattttatatcataaaacgtttaaaatataatattatataaagaTTCAAAGTTACATCTATGTTGGGCTAGggagtagctcagtggtagaacatgtgcttagcatgtgtgaggtctctgagttcagtctctggcaCTAAAAAAGGAAGCATAAGTACTAGATATAGTGCAActgaaattttgaaatatttaataatactatgtcagagttctgcctgcctctgcctcccaaaacgctgggattaaaggcataagccaccaccacccggcacctccctagtgagttcaaggccagccttctctAAAGGTCAACACTAGGGAGACTATTCAGAAGGATTTAGAGTTTGAggttagaaaacaaaaccaaaagccaaaaactAAAACCGTGCTCAGATTATAGCCCAACTAGGAGACAGACAACATCTGGAAGTCTGAGcataagggtttttgtttttatttttttaaacaaaaccagGGTCTCATTGTAAAGCCCTAGTTATGCAGAACATATGGGActtgaacttcctgcctctggctctgtgtgctgattacagatgtgagccaccacacctggctctgtaGTACCTTTATGTCTGAAAATCGGGGCTGGGATGACTTACATCATCTTATCTTTGATCACTATCTTAGTAATACAAAGTTATTCACTGCCTTGAAGCCACACTAGGGTTATGTTCAAGTGTCCTTGTGACAGGCTTTGTCTACAACCCAActttgacgtgtgtgtgtgtgtgtgtgtgtgtgtgtgtgtgtgtgtgtgtgtgttgggactGAGCCTAAGGCTTTCCTAAGCAAAGGCTGTGGAGACCACCAAGCTTTATCTCCAGCCCCGTATCACTAAGTTGCccacactggtcttgaacttgtgatcctgtTATCTTAGCCTACTGGGTAGCTAGAATTATAGGCCTGTGCTAGCAAGGCTAGCTTATATAGACTCTTACAGGAAGTGCTGCTGTGGAGCTGTGCATGTGGCAGATGACAGAGTATTTGCTTAGCGTGCACAAAGCCCCAGACGTGATCCCTAGCACCAcgtaaactgggcatggtagagcacacctataatcctagcattagACGGGGAAAGAAGCAGTGTTCCTGTGTATAACTGCTGCCTTTCTGCAAGAGGCCCTGGTGTGTCAGAGGAATAGTGAATGCTCTGGTCCTAATCAACTATGGAGATTCTCCAGTGCTGCTGAGTTACTATTTTAAAACTCTGCACATGCGTGTGGGCACCAGCTAAAGGGCAGCTTTCTCTGTCATCCTCAGGAACACCATCCACCTCTGGGACAGGACCTCTCATCTGCCTGGAGTTGAACAGTTAAGCGGGGCTGGCTGGTGACAGTTCCAGGGGTCCTCCCATCAGCCTTCCCTTTGGGGTTCTGCTGATTACACTCAGTTTCTGGCACTTGCAAAGCGAGCACTTCACTGACTGGCCTTTCTCCCCAGCCTCAgttatattttttcaaattttatagcAAAAAAGATAATAAAGCTTCAACCCCAAGTCTCTGACTCCTGGGTGTTTGTTTAATTGTTATGGACTTCTCTAGAGATGTTCTGTGGAGTCAGTGGGTCTGGCAGAGGTGAATGCTGTGCTAACTGCCAGAGTTTCAACCTCATCCTATGTTCAGCCACTGAATAGGGTGGCACCCTCACCtttttttccctgtatctttgcttATTACAaaagggttatttttatttattttgaaattttattttactgtgtgtgtgcacatgtgtgcatctgtACAACGTATGTGGGTGTCCAGGAGACCAgaaggagttacaggcagttgtgagccgtaccagtgtgggtgctgggaaccaaactgtattcctttacaagagcagcaaatactctttaACTGTGAAAATATCTCTATccccctactttttttttaagttagtaaCTGCGAATGGTAGTATATGCCTATAATCTGAGCactgggaagactgaggcaggaggattgcctgaaCTTGAAGTTGGCATGGGTTAGGGAACAAATTCTGCCTCTGCTAGTCTTGAACAAAAACTTAACCTCTTTCTACATGACTCTTCCCCTGTGAAGTGGGCATGTTAGTGATACCTAACTTACAGGGATGCTTGACAcgtaaatacttaaaatattgcTTGGCAACCATAAGCATTCagtgcaggagagatggcccagtaggtGAAAAGCAAATTcgcagacctgagtttgaatctccagaacaGATGAAGCCCTAAGTGGTAGCGCCCACATCTGTAATTGCAGTGCTCCTATGGGGAgataggagaaagaggcaggagaatccctagATGCTTGTGGCCAGCCTGCTTGGAGTGCTCAGCAGTAAGCAACCAAGAGGTCCTGCCTCAGTCAAGGTGGAACCCAAGTCAATCTCTATACGCATgcatacgtatacacacacaaactgcttcccatacacatacacacacaaggtaAAACACCCCTGGCTTCCTCAGGCTCCTGAACTCATGCACACATTTCCTTCACtcccacatacatacaataattaaaaataatgaaaataaatctttcaaaaatacagTCACCATTTATGCATTGTAATCTGGCTTccacactaccacacacacattatagGGTATCTAGGATCTCTTTGGTATTTGTAGCGGAAGgctttttattcttgtttgtgtgcatatattattttattatattactaTATCATAATTTGTTTAGCCATTCTCCCCATCAGTGGCTATTTGGGTATCTACTTAGAAACGAGCTACAAtgaattttctttacttttgctTACTTACAAAGTACTGTTTGGGATAAGTTTTTACCAGTGTGGTTTTAAAAtgagtactatttttttttctttttttggttttttgagacagggtttctctgtagctttggagcctgtccaggaactcactctgtagaccaggatggtctcaaactcacaaagatccacctgtctctgcctccctcccaagtgttgggatttaatCTAGAAGAAAATACCAGTAATTTTTAAGAAATCATATTTGAAAGAATCTTCTATAAGGTATGTATATTGTTCCTTGATGACATGTAAACTAACTGGTTCAACAGGTAATCTAAAATGTACCCTGCTCTATctctgaatttaaaaaattttcataaaTCAGGTGATAGGTTTactggtatttttcttttgtgaatcaAATCCATTGATCTTTCCCCTAAGACAAtccatttattgtttttattgttacttcTGTGTCCCATTGTCACTGTGTTCTTAAAAGAATGAAAGTGTGCAGCTAGCATGTAATTGGGCTGCACTTTCTCAGGCCCTGGCACTAGGAGTGGGTGTGACTCAGATACCCAGAGGCCAGCCAGTATAAAACTGGGAGACAGCCTTTGAAAGGCATGGCCCAGCTCGGAGGCTCCACACAGTAGTAatgaagagaggggagaaagcaACCCCCAGAGAGAAGATAAAATACACGACTAAGCATAACTGTGGAAATTGCATTCAATTACGAGTGTCCCCATTTgacattcaacacacacacacacacacttacacactttgttgttttgagatagggtcatgCTCTGTTATGTGGTCCTGAGGAGTGTACCTTGCTGTGTAAACTAGGGGCCCTCATCGTgaggcaatcttcctgcctttgcccgCTAAGTGCTAGGATAACAGGCACATGTGCCCTACTACACCCAGCAGGTATTATAAATATACTATTAAAGGtagttggcatgccaatttgaATGACAACTGCTTTCTTGCTCACTTGTACCCCCCCACCAAGTGCTAGGGGcacaaacccagggtcttgcacatGCTGGGTGAATGAACCACTGGACTCTGCCCCCCCCACCTGACAGCTCCTGTTTCTCTGCTTATTTTGCAAATTGCAGTTACATTAGAGCAGAATAAGTGCTTGGGTGAAGAAAGTTCCAGGAGCCCTGAGAGCACATCAAAGGGCCTTAGCCCCATTTGAGAGGTAGGGGAAGCTTCCTCAAGGAGTGATGGAGAACCAAGGACTTAATTCTCCCCTGAAGGAATGCGAATGGGAGCAGAAATGGAGAACATTCAATACAGAAGAACATAGTACACACAGGACTATGTGGGGAGGGGCGGGGGATAGATTGAAAAGTTGAGATTTATTTGAGGAATTATttattggtatgtgtgtgtgcctgaatgtatgtatatgtatgacatATATGCGTGGTGCCTGTGGAGTTTAGAGGAGGTTCGATGCCTTGGAGCCAGattgacaggcagttgtgagccggccagtgtgggtgctgggaactgaacgtgggttctctggaagagcagccagcacttactactgagccatctctccagccccatttgatTCATGTTAAAACTGATGGGATAAGTGTGTAAATAGGGTTTGCTAGGATCATGTGTCCGATAGAAAGATCACTCTGGTGTGAACACACTTTAAGTAAGAGATTTTgatggagctgggcggtggggtgcaaacctttaatcccagcactcaagaggatctctgtgagtttgaggccagcctggtctacagagctagtgccaggacaggctccaaagctccagagagaccgtgtctcgaaaaaccaaaaagagaaagagagattttgATGGTTTAAACTGTGCTAGTGGGGCTAGGATAGAAGAGAGGCGTTAAGATTGGTGGCCggggaaggaaaatggagaagagcTCACTAATTACCCAGTGTCTTCCTTGGGGAAACTGAAGATGAACAGGAAATATGGAACAGTAGAGGAAAGTAATGGGTTCAGGTTGAACCTGTAGAATCTGAGGTGTCTGTAGGATACTCAAGAGTAGTACCTCTGGAGCTCGGAACAAAGACCTGCCTGCACGGGAATCCTCAGCACATAAGGTAACTGCAGCATGGAGATGCTTTTGGCTTTGGCTTTGGGGGCTGGGAGACAAACAGTGGACATGAAATTTGCAAAGAAGGCCTTTGGAGGAAAGGTAGAAGCTTATTTAGGTCAGCTACTGGAGACGTTAAGTGAGATTACATACCTGGCATCTAGTAAATGGCTGATGTTTTCCTCTCCAGAAGAAAAGATTATTCTAGATAAGGAACTTCAGTAAATTGGGGACTTAATCAAGTGAGAGAACACGAGACTTGAAAGTCTGTTGAAGGAAAACGagttgggcacagtggcacaagcttttaatcccagcactcaggaggcagaggcaggcagatctgtgtttCAGACCAGATTAGTCAACATGGCAGTCCCATGGCACTGTAAGTTACCTAGAAGAAGACTCTTTGTCTCAACaacaaacgagagagagagagagagagagagagagagagagagagagagagagaagacgaGAGAGTTAAATAttatggggtgggggtaggaatgaagaagaaaaagaggattgTCTGAAACACTGAAGAGATTTGACACTCCAGGCAAAGCCACCACCTAAGGTAAGGGTTTCTAGATGGCAGATGAAAATGGCATCTGAAGACTGTTCTGTAATCTGAAATATGGCACTAGAGCAGTGTCCAGAGAAAGGGAATCCACATTAACTGGGTAGAGTTGGAATCCAAAAACTCGGTGTATAAATTGTTGAAGCAATGGGAGTTGGAAAATTAATCACAATGCTCTTTTGAAATATCACACAGCCAGTAcaattgttttgagacagtatttagTGGCACAGGAAACATAAAAGTGTAAGCACACCACAAAACAATATGGAGTTATTTTTTTGTCAAACGTTGTATATCTAGGTAGAAATAGATAAAACTATCTCCAGGGTAGAGAGTTTCTTTCTACTTTTCcagtacttttctttttaaaacgtGTCCCGCTTTTATAAAATTCTAAGAGCAAAACTGTTGTCCAAAAGCAACTCTAGCAGAACTCAGAATGTGGGGATCCAGATTCCAGCACTTCTCTAGCCTTTGGGGATGGAGGAATCAGGACCCATGGGTGTAGCCTCGAAGGTCTGAGACCCAGGGCGATGAGAGAAGTAGCGAGACCGCCATCCTGCCCGCAACAGCGGCATCTGGGGCCATGGGCTGCCCAGAGGGACCGTGGAGAGCAGTAGCCTCAAGCCTGGAAGCACCGAGCCAAAATTTCCCCGCCCATCCCGTGCCAGACGCTTCGCACCAGCAGGGGCGGGACACGTCAGGACGGCGAGGTCGCGGGAAACCGACAATCGGAGGGCCGAAGGTTCCGGTTTTCCGAGGGCCTCTGCCGCTACAGAAGACGCCTCCACGAAACCCAGGAGCAGAGCAGCCGCCGAGGGGAACGGCGCCAGCCCGCGCGCTCGCCCCGGTTCCGCGACTGAGTAGAGGTGGGGTTGTGGGCGGAGCCTCAGGCCGGAGCTCTGATTGGAGCAGCCCATACCTTGGGCAAGCGAGGCCGAGGGCGCCAGCTCGTGATGCACCGGGGCGGGGCTCAGCGCTCTGTCCGTGATTGGCTAGGAGCGAGAGGACGGGCGCTGTCTCTCCGTGATTGGCAGGTTCTAGACCGCCCTCGGAAATCGTCCTGACTTCGCCCATTGGCATCCTGTGAGGGTAGGCGGGATTGGTTCGTCGTGATTAGCTGGCGGCCGAGAGTGAGGGTGTTGGGAGCGAGCGGGAGGAGGGGCGGGAGGATCCGACTCCCTCCCGGTTATTGGCTGGCAGCGTGAGCGGGGGTGGGGCCAAGGCCCAGCGGCTGCCTGGGATTGGCGGGCGCTGGCATGAGTGACGGACAGCGAAGCTAGCTGCGCGCCCAGCGGTTTGTTTTTCGGAGCGTTCCTGAGGTGGAGAACAGTGGCCGGACGGAGCGACTTCTGGACTTCGGGACTGGCGGGCGGGCGGGCCGAGCGGCGCCGCCGAGGCCGGGCTGGGCCGAGCCGGGGAGCTCCGGGGATGTAGCGGGCCATCCTGCTCATGCCACAGCGCCCGGCCGCGGCCGGAGCCGGAGCCTGGGGAGGCGGCGGGGGCCCC
Coding sequences:
- the LOC130876760 gene encoding translational activator of cytochrome c oxidase 1 isoform X2 — encoded protein: MMSWAAVSLTRTAARCFRERCLGFRLGPWCASQQETPGCGPAPHRTLRVSAAVSAGHNKWSKVRHIKGPKDMERSRIFSKLALSIRLAVKEGGPNPENNSHLANILEVCRSKHMPKSTIESALKTEKNKGVHLLYECRGPGGSSLLIEALSNSGPKCHLDIKYILNKNGGVMAEGARHFFDKKGVVVVGVEDREKKAVNLERALELAIEAGAEDVKEAEDEEEKNLFKFICDASSLHEVRKKLDSLGLCSVSCSLEFIPNLKEHHPPLGQDLSSAWS
- the LOC130876760 gene encoding translational activator of cytochrome c oxidase 1 isoform X1, with product MMSWAAVSLTRTAARCFRERCLGFRLGPWCASQQETPGCGPAPHRTLRVSAAVSAGHNKWSKVRHIKGPKDMERSRIFSKLALSIRLAVKEGGPNPENNSHLANILEVCRSKHMPKSTIESALKTEKNKGVHLLYECRGPGGSSLLIEALSNSGPKCHLDIKYILNKNGGVMAEGARHFFDKKGVVVVGVEDREKKAVNLERALELAIEAGAEDVKEAEDEEEKNLFKFICDASSLHEVRKKLDSLGLCSVSCSLEFIPNLKVQLAEPDLEQAVHLIQALSNYEDVIHVYDNIE